The region AATGGGTTAGTGAAGAAAGAACTTGGTAGATATGATCTGGAAACCACTCCTTTTCTACCAAGTTGCATCCCAGTGCTTTTCCTTCAAACAGAGGCTCTCTTGTATGATActtttgtaataaaattaatgaaccTAAGCTAGCTAGATTCACTTATTTTTCCTTACAAGGAATTCAACGCACTCCACCATGGATATTGTGGCAAAAGTCCTATATGGATGAGACAATGGTGGTTCTTCAGTCAAGTTGGATTATCCTTTTGTTGTTATTACATTGAAATCTTAAGAGTGATGTTTTAATCTTGCTTCCTCCACAGAGGTTTGTGTTTGCAATAGACACGTATACACACTATCCtgtttgaatttatttgatttcttgcTTTCCTTTGTTCGTTAGGAAATTCTGCTTCCGTAGATGTTGCATCAATGATGGATGGTGAAGGAGTGATTCCTGGGAATACAGACTACTCAGCATGTGCAATGCCACCTCCAACAAAACGCTATAAATTGTATGCTTTCTTTGTTATTTATGGCATGTGATTGCTTTAAATAGTGTTATCTGCATATCTTCATGCATCTTAAATATTGTCCATTATACAGTATGAATTTTGAATATCATATTCTGCGTTGgctttctcattattttttattaatctccTTTCATCCTCTTTGTTGCCATTGCACTTATGTGCAATCATGTTCTCATATTATGCTGTCATGCTTAGAGACTTTTGTTTAGGGAATAGTGGTTACTAATTTTCTCAGAATTTGTATTGCCGAATAATTAAAAGGGTAGTGAGTTTTAGTGGCTATACAATTATCTCTGGGTTCCTTTTCCATGCACCTTTATTCTGTACCTAAATGATAATGTGTCTAATCATGTTATTAGGTCAATACTTTTATTTTGCCCCTCAATCGAGAGTGCTTCTTTACTGAGTGCCCAAGTTGAGAGTGATGTGAAATTCAGACCCAATATTCTGTCAAAAATATTCAAGCATCTATATTAAACCATCCTCTGTGCCAGCTACCTATGACAATCTTGTGAACTTTGATGCTGGTTTCAATTCCATGAtccattgttttttgtttgtgtagCCTATCAACTGAGCACCGACTTCTATCAGATGATCCAGAAACAGCTTCTGGCTTAGCAAAAGTTACTAGCACTGTGGATCCATTTACCTGTAAGGctagatttatttttcactaacttgttctcctctctctctccaatCACGAAACAAAAccacccttttcttttgaaattgtaCTTTCAAAGAAATTTTGGCCTGACCATTGCACCTTCTTTGCACTCTAGTTACTGATTTTTCATACACTTGCTGTTCCCTGTCCATGTGAAGTTTGCGTCTGTCCAAGATATCTGGCAGGCTTGTCAATAAATGTGACTTTAGATTTTTTCAGTCTAATTTTTTTGGTACCAAATACATATTTTAGACAAGTtgaatatctatttctttcccTTACACCAGAGGAAAAGGAGTAGAGCAGAATGGAAACAAAGAATCTTAAATCTTTCAACATTCAATTTACAACCAGAAAATGGAGTGTGGGATAGGTggaaaaattagtttattgacATTCAAAACAGTGTTTTTATTTCCAACATGCCATCAATGATAACCATGCATTCACTTAGATGTTCATAACTCACCTGAGATGATCGGCCTGGATGTTTGTGCTGCTGTTGAATACATGATGTACTCAAGAAGATGTGTTTTTCATCTATTGTCCTCGGGGAGATTTTCAAGCACGATCAAATTCAGGAAATGACATGCCTAATGATTATGCTCATCTCTAAATACCATGGGAGAGCCCATTAGCATTGCATGTGTACAAAAAAAGTATTCTTTTGTTGCATTTAGTGACCATCTTCTCTGTAACTTTTCTGTGAAGTTATCTGAACCTCTTTTTATTCTTCACTTTGGATTCTCTGCTTTCTCAATATTGGATAATGATCTGTGGTTTTAAATCAGACATTCCAGTTCCCCTTGCTACCAAGGTTTATTACTCTCAAAGAAACACTCATCTACGGTCAGCAGTCGCTTATCTGCACCATGCAGCATCTTCCGAGGGGCTTCAGAATAACATGATGAGTTCAGGAATATCACAGGAAAGCATAATGCAACTACAGGCTTTGTCTCAGAGGGGTTCTTTCGATGCACAAACAGATTGCCTGACCAAAGAAAAGGTTTGTGTATGTATTGTTTCTTACTTTTGATGGCTCAACTTTTATTTGGCTGTTGTAAAGGGTCTTGTCTTCAAAATAtaagagaaatgagagaattgAGCTAGATTTTTACTTGCCAGTGCGCACGCATCATAGAGTTATTGATTTCTGAATTGTTGAAAcctacattttaatttttacatctaGTGTTGTACTGAAGGTCAAGTTATATGAATGGAACCTGTAGTTTCATGCTAGAACTGGCGTTCAAGAAATTCATTTTGCTTCCGGATGCTTCAAGTTGCACACTCTGGAAGTTTTTCATGCCTTGACTTTAATAACTTTTCATAGCATTAGTtgccaaattatatttttgtttaaattataccTTTTCACACTGCTgtgttaacataaattatataattggaAGCTACTGACTTAATCCGTGTAAGGCAGAGAGATCCTTCTGTGCATCAACCAGATCAAATTCTCGCACGAAGCTCAGAGACGTGTGTGGATAAATCTGGAGGATGTCCACCATTGACTAACTTCTCAAATCAGTGTCCTGTTGATAACATTCAAATACCCCAGACTGCTTCAATTGGAATGCTCAGAAGCAAATATCTTCCAAAGCCATATTCTTTTGCAGGAAAGCCAGGTAGTCTACTAATTTCTTCTACTGTTACAAGCTTCATGTTTTTGAATCAGCTACTGACTAGGCATGATCTCAGTTAGTAAAATGGAAAGTTATAGACAATTTCGTAAAAATTGCTAATCATAATTGAGCTTATTAATTAGTAGTCTGGCGTTTGTGTTCATGAATTATCACTGCATTAAAGCTGCAACTGTTTTTCAAGTTGTacgaattttttattttcagtgttTAAGATTGTCTTGTTGTGCTATCATTACCATTGCAATGATGCTCACTTTGTCCCATGcatgtttatatttgttttctcatttccttttctattcAACTGCCTGTAAAGTCCAAAGAAGATGGAGATAAAATTATCTACCTGGTGACAACTCTGTTTTTGCAGGTCAATCACTTGGAACGATGCGGCAACCAAGTGGAACTGTCCCTGTTTTGTAGAAGCCCATGCGGGAATTTTGGCTAGGCAAATATGTATTTAATACCAAATGTGAGGTTAGGATCCCTTTTTGAAACCACAAGCAAATCACCGCAATTGTTCATTCTAGCCTTCTGTGTCATATTTGACATCTGACTACTGTTTATACttgaatagaatttttttaaaaaaaaaaaatcttcatagtCACAGTTGTAGACTTGAAGTGCCTTGATAGTGCAAATTCACGTTGTTTCCTTAATCTTGGTCCTCCTGGATGTTTTTCACCTTGTGATGATGATTTTGTTCGTTTCTCTGAATCTCCTGAGTTTTCATGAGATCAAATGTTGCAACTACATGTGCTTATCTGCGTTCCAAGATCCTGATGAGAGATGCTTGTAGTTATCCAATCAGTGCCGTGTGAAATGAGGAGCCGCAAATTGTGTCCTGCCAGGAAATTCTTCTCGTGTCGACAGTAAGTGATACAAGTAGTGATCGCAAATTGACTTTTGAATCATCTTCTAACTTGCTTCCCGGAATTCATcatatctgatttttttttttttttggggggggggggggggatgggGTTGATTTACagttaatagttttaaaattgacattttgTTACTGTACTACTCCACATCACACTCGAATGCAAAAAGACGTCGTTTTCGTGATGGCTATTGGGAGCATGGTGATGGGGAGGGGGCACTTGTTGCCTCAATTCAAAGAGAAATGAAGGAGTTTCTAACGAGCAGGATGCGGTAAGTTGATTCCAGCATACGCTTATGATGGAGATGCAGTAGCAATGGACTAATTGCGATTAGGGAGAGATTTGGACAGCCTTGTGGATTTTCTGTGGGTAATTAGTAGTCTTAAGCCTTGCATAATTGTCAAGTATTTTCTTGTTCACTATAAAATATCTGCTCATATTGATAGTGTGGCTGGCCACCATGGCCTACCACATCGCTGCAACTGGATGAATCATTGTCTTTTATGGAAGACTTTATCATCCGATGATGACGAAGATAGCTACTTCGCACACCAAAAGTTCTCTTTCTAGGTGAATTGCCCCCTTTTCCACCCATAAGCTAGAAAACCTTGTAATTTATgtggaataataataataataataataataataataataaaccttGATAATGTCGTGccctatataaaaaatatcgcACCTTGGAGATTAATATCCTGCCAACCCTGACACGCACTGGCCTCATGCATGTTGCCATGTACTTGAGCAATTATGTGAAGGGTGGGCAAGGGAAGATGCACATGCTGGAGGTTGCTTTCAGCCTTTTTGATTCTCATATTGTTAATGTGTTCTAAAAGCCTCCAATTATTCTCCTCCTACAGCGACATTTTAACAGTAGAAAGAAAGAAGTCGTGTGCtattaggaaaaagaaaagcaaacctATGCTCTAAGGACCGTGAATGAATTATATAATGAATGGATCTTCCCAGATGGACCTCTGTGATTATATTGATGATATGTTTACCATTGGTGGGCAGCTTCCAAAAACTGTCATGTctccataaaattaaaatatttatgagaCGACAGCTCCCTGACATGAGAGCCACGCTTGGAGATAAATAAGAATCcttatttgtttcttatttcgAGTGTGGGATATAACGAGGAaactccccttttttttttctttttcttttttgaattgcaACTTACAGggaacaattttctttttctaccatCTACAGACTATAAAGTATAAAATCATGGGCTCCGTTCCATTCTGTTTCTGTATGTTCAGTAGAAGGCTAGACGCCACGAGTCATTAAACACGACCTGGGGATAGACCTGATATAAGGCTTCGATGAAGGATAAAGCtggttaattaagaaaaaatcaatgggTTTCAACTATGATGTAGGTAAATTCAGGGTcacttttctcttgtttttttatctaaaacctAGCTCGAGTTAGGATACAAGTTGATTGGATCTTGGGTTTAATAAGGAAGTGGCTTGCTATTTATCACCATTTTATACgtctatttcaaaaaaaaaagataaaatatgtaGGGTATATAGTAATAAGTAAGAAACTATGATGATATAGTAAAAATTAGGCCCGATAGCATTTATGAGCAAATGTAACTCTCACACTTTGACATTTTTGTGCTTGCTTAGAACTATTTCATTATTGAAGAACCGAGCACACATGAGAGTAGAAGTTTTATTGAGATCCAATAATTGACACTTTATACATTGACATGACATACAATTACCATATTCAAGGCAATGCATAAACACCCCGTACTTTACTCGTTCTTATCATAAGGCTTATTGTTCACTCGTAGCTAAATCAATCAGCGCTGCTTTGAATTTGAGAAAGGGCTTGGCGAGAAGACCAAGCCAGgttcatcatcatcaatcatCAGATACTCGGTTGATTTTTATCCTGTACACTAGCATGTTGGAGCTTTGATTTGACGAGACAGATTGTATTAGCATTCAGTTAATACACTGTAAAATGGTCGTCCCATCCTTCTTTTCGATGAATAATTTGGTCTGTCCTTGATGAACTTCCCTGAATCATGcctttaattaaattgaaaggaaaTTAATTCGGTGTGTGATTCAGTTGGCTTGtgacttcttttaattttctttaaaataacatcattgtAAGTCTATTTAACCATACTATTTTGGAATGATCTTGATATGTTCAAGTTAACCCGTTGTCTAACTCGTGACTCGGACCGAGTTAAATAACATTGCTACTTTCTTTCACAGGATTGGTTTTGCTATTTATAAGCGTGTAAGAAACCATGGACGCATCAGTGgcttgctagctagctagctacctACCTGAACCTCTTGCAGGAAGAGAACAAAGTGATGACCCGCCAGGTATCAACAAGAAGGTGCACTGGAACATAGAAATGTATGTTTTTGATGGGACAAAGCACAAGTTCAGTGATACAGTTAAAAAAcgcaaacaaacaaacaagagCACGCAGCCAGCCATGGACCTATGGACCTCTTCCTTTCCTTGTTGGTTCCCAAACAAAACACAAGACAGGcttggtttgtttttgttctatCCGCCCATCGACCGGGTCTCCTGAGGGTGAGAGAGACGCAAACAGACAACCTCCGGTTGATGTGGGACCCTACGGTGATAGAATCCTTAGGATTAGATattatgagatatttttttatgtggagCTTGGACCTGCTATTTTCCAACTCCCCGGCTATAATtgccatggtttttttttttaagttaatggtGTTTTCACTTCtttacatttattttgattaattttttaaggttttgaagtttataattatataagtttttattcaCTATGAGATTTATGatactcaaattaataattttttaaaaataaatttaaaatctaattagttcaactatatctttaaaatttataattactaTAGTTTTTATACCCATCAGAGATGGACACCGCCAACTCTTCCCGGTCAAGAGTAAAAGagagttaattaaattaagttgttaataaattttatttttatttttttaattaatgggattgtaaatcaatttaattttttgatgggatcaatttttattattattattgaaaccTGGCATATCTTAAACCTCGAATCTTCGGGGTTACGAATCAAACAGAGATAATTACTTGATACAAACGATTTAATGAAAGTTTTGATACGAACAGTCCACCTGAATTTTATAGCCTTATTGGGATAGTGACCATGAGTTAAAAAGGGGGATCAGTGTGCATGTCCAGTTTATTActcaattagaagaaaaaaaaaaagattactgATCTCAATACGAGAAAATTAATTCGAAAACAATCtagatatttgaaaaaaaataaaaagaaagagaaagagtaaATCACAGTACTTCTATGAagtatcataaaattatgaagatAATTAAGTTTGAAGATTTGACAGAAATCTTTTCTCATATTTAAAATGCCCttgattataatataaaaaattaaataaaactatttaaaaagaaacttaaaacaaaattgattaacAGTAAATAGTGAACTTCGCAAATATGACACTACAAAGCTAGCTCATAAAGGATGGtttcctttattttcatttttcttggaCACAAAATTGAACcaaattccaataaaaaaaaaaaatgaaactcgtTTGCTTGGagaatatgaatttttatttttttttctcgagttTTTGGAAACACGGGCCAAcctatatttctaaaaaaatcaaaataaaattttattaaaatttaatttttttttatgttttgatgtgctgatcttaaaaataattttaaaaaaataaaaaatatatcattttgatacattttggcataaaaaatactttaaaaagcaactgcaaccatatttttaaatagattggAGCCATAAAATCTTTTCTTGTTCATCGTTAATccgtatatattttttttagtatatcatttgttttgattgaatgatgacttaatttcttgttgttgtttgaAGAACTCCCTCCACTTCAATAGATATTTTTCACGTAAAGCAAGTATCTCTTCTTTGTAAAGAAGTATATAAAAGAACTTGTAAATTGTGACCATGAGTTAAAAAGGGAGAAAGAGACAGGAGGTCCAGAATGCAAGAGCAATGCAACGAAAAATTTAAggacaaatattatattttataatattaaatattatatttaaacgagtgagtttttttactattgttcATCCTCTATATTACTGTGAATAGTCTatacaaaattttatattttttcaatttgatttttaaattatttttttatggtttagttCTAATAGAAgacattgattttgatttcttatataaaaaaaatagaattgaaaaaagaaggaCCGAAATGAAAAGagtgcaaaaaataaatagcatgcCATAAGTTTTGCAAAAGATACACTTTAATCcttgaactttaaaaatcatgcaaattatataatttcagtttctcaatattttttcaattcaattttaatacaaaaatttatttttattattttttagttcctaATTGAGAAGGAAAGAGAGGTCGTCAGATTCTGatgataaagagagaaaaatattttttgtgtcaaattgttTCATTTAATGAGGGGAGTTCatattgagtgtttttttttatctttaaagtttgtgaaaatatatatatatatatatatatatatatatatatgaattttggttgatttttgaatttagatttattttggttttttgggcGGTTtcttaaaactataaataagtTTATCATCCTTTGAGTTTTATAGGTATTTTGGATCAAATAtaagttgaaaatgagtttttagataaaaaaaacttaaactttaatttttcagCCACCACAACAGTTGAAAACAAGAATGcaaatatcatatgatttaaaaaaaaaaacatttgaggcATACGAcatttgcaaacaaaaaaattaagggccCCATCATGCTGGCCTACCCTGACAAAATGGGTTAGGGGGTTGGCATGTAAAGCTCAGTAGAACTTGgtctttgcttttaaaaaaaaattaaaaaaattaatggttttttctctaaaaaaattttaattttattttaattattatttctctctttcattttattttaagtctCTTCTAAATgacgattatttttttagttatgcatTTAAATTATAAGAGTTTTCTgcttcatctataatttttttcttttgtattgatgaactttattttttaaaataaaaaaatattttcatataatatttctaatatgtgcaatcttacataatgtttttttcctttttattttatttgataaatttaatttgggtCTCAATTTGTATTATCAAttgcttatataaaaaaattattttaataaataaatttagcaaacacaattGTGTAAATATCTCATAGtttgagattaaatatcttgatctacatctatctcttgatttttcaagttttgtttttaagtatca is a window of Populus nigra chromosome 10, ddPopNigr1.1, whole genome shotgun sequence DNA encoding:
- the LOC133706072 gene encoding uncharacterized protein LOC133706072 isoform X1: MVCSIGNGRMAVMARLLVAGSLSQNIAEEVSQQKFVTRYICRELHESDEPNLLDEEDMHVFGLMPMTDPLDLVCCNACKKPVMASQYAAHAELCRLLNSAEELTLELDGGTGCRKPPRKERKKLLTAYSNQATSVGERERSESIVADDSVASESHLDGQPRVPSCFSLDKKRNSASVDVASMMDGEGVIPGNTDYSACAMPPPTKRYKFLSTEHRLLSDDPETASGLAKVTSTVDPFTYIPVPLATKVYYSQRNTHLRSAVAYLHHAASSEGLQNNMMSSGISQESIMQLQALSQRGSFDAQTDCLTKEKRDPSVHQPDQILARSSETCVDKSGGCPPLTNFSNQCPVDNIQIPQTASIGMLRSKYLPKPYSFAGKPGQSLGTMRQPSGTVPVL